From the Gammaproteobacteria bacterium genome, the window GTTCGCGTCACTGCGGAGGCGAAGGCATGAGACTTAAACTGGATGTTGTGATTGTTGATGATGAGCCGTTAGCACGCCAGCGGCTTGAACGGCTCCTCGCTGATGAAGCGGCATATCAGGTTGTGGGGAGCGCAGCGAATGCGAGCGATGCCATCGCGCTTTGTACGCAGCGGCAACCTGACATCGTGTTACTGGATGTGCAGATGCCGGATGGCAGTGGTGTCGATGTTGCGCGTCGTCTGGCAGCACTTGACCCCCAGCCAGCGATTGTCTTTGTCACCGCCTTTGATGAACATGCCTTGTCGGCATTTGATGCGGGTGGACAGGCCTATTTGTTAAAGCCCGTCGAGAAGGAAAAGCTGCTAGAGACCCTTGAGCGCGTCTGCCGCCCGACGCGCGCCCAGCTGCCCAAGGCACCTGCGGTACGAACGCATATTTCGGTCACATGGCGTGGTGAGCTTCACTGCATTCCGGTTGAGGACATTTACTATTTTCGCGCTGAACAGAAATATGTCCTTATCCGGCATTCCCAAGGAGAGATTCTGACCGAAGAACCACTCAAATCTTTGGAAGAGGAATTTGCCGAGCGCTTTGTGCGGATTCATCGAAATGCGTTGGTGGCTGTTCGTGAAATCGGGGCACTGAGAAAGAACGACGTTGGGGCTTCAGAAGTGTATCTGCCGGCCATTGACGAATCTCTCACAGTGAGTCGTCGGCATTTGCCGGAAGTGAGAAAGCGTTTACG encodes:
- a CDS encoding DNA-binding response regulator, producing MDVVIVDDEPLARQRLERLLADEAAYQVVGSAANASDAIALCTQRQPDIVLLDVQMPDGSGVDVARRLAALDPQPAIVFVTAFDEHALSAFDAGGQAYLLKPVEKEKLLETLERVCRPTRAQLPKAPAVRTHISVTWRGELHCIPVEDIYYFRAEQKYVLIRHSQGEILTEEPLKSLEEEFAERFVRIHRNALVAVREIGALRKNDVGASEVYLPAIDESLTVSRRHLPEVRKRLRAGKF